A single Tenacibaculum sp. Bg11-29 DNA region contains:
- a CDS encoding M48 family metallopeptidase, with the protein MKNRIIGVLMALGLISSCKNAETEKNADDYNNRIEFTDGNGNKISKKELATSTGRFNYEIYGVEGVSDLAKSLHNQARQLGQAGDYTSAIKKLNEANKEVPNWPYPLYDLAYTYLLLDDHENALKYYRITNKMAPKGFYTSKTALHTLERENKGELKKGLYKSYLSLQWINNLTEKKKL; encoded by the coding sequence ATGAAAAATAGAATAATAGGCGTTTTAATGGCGCTAGGGCTAATATCGTCTTGTAAAAATGCTGAAACTGAAAAAAATGCAGATGACTATAATAATAGAATTGAGTTTACAGATGGCAACGGGAATAAAATTTCAAAAAAAGAATTAGCCACTTCAACAGGAAGATTTAATTATGAAATTTATGGAGTAGAAGGGGTGTCTGATTTAGCGAAATCATTACATAACCAAGCAAGACAATTAGGACAGGCTGGTGATTATACTAGTGCAATTAAAAAATTGAATGAAGCTAATAAAGAAGTACCTAATTGGCCATATCCGCTTTATGATTTAGCATATACTTATTTATTGCTAGATGATCACGAAAATGCTTTAAAGTATTATCGAATTACAAACAAAATGGCACCTAAAGGATTTTATACGTCTAAAACTGCTTTGCATACGTTAGAACGAGAAAATAAAGGTGAATTAAAAAAAGGGTTATATAAATCATACTTATCTCTTCAGTGGATAAATAACCTTACCGAAAAAAAAAAATTATAA
- a CDS encoding DUF4345 domain-containing protein, with product MNWIFKNLHLLISLLIVIPTGIIYGSPSILQKQLDIQVNTIDLSNMLKANMCLYLGVSLVWILGIWKTQYWKRATELNILFMLTLATGRALSMIIDGVSSEGYIFGIIAELVLGVFSVYQLKKYNVVTCY from the coding sequence ATGAATTGGATTTTTAAGAATTTACACCTTCTTATTTCTTTGTTGATAGTTATACCAACAGGAATAATTTACGGTTCGCCATCAATTTTACAAAAGCAATTAGATATTCAAGTAAACACTATCGACCTTTCAAATATGCTGAAAGCAAATATGTGCTTGTATCTTGGGGTTTCACTCGTATGGATTTTAGGAATTTGGAAAACCCAATATTGGAAACGAGCTACCGAACTGAATATATTATTTATGTTAACGCTTGCAACAGGACGTGCGCTGAGTATGATAATAGATGGGGTATCATCAGAAGGTTATATTTTTGGGATTATAGCGGAGCTTGTGCTAGGTGTTTTTTCGGTTTATCAGCTTAAAAAATATAATGTAGTTACGTGTTATTAA
- a CDS encoding 2OG-Fe(II) oxygenase has translation MKIKQLSESIWTIDNFLTPTECNNLVLFSEQKGYEEATVSLTSGAKMMKNIRDNYRLIHFDVALANKYWEKLLQFCPKYIENNEAVGLNEQFRFYKYEAEQRFKRHIDGRFRRSEFEESRITFMIYLNDDYIGGQTKFNDIIITPNIGTALCFIHEQKHEGIPVKKGEKYVLRSDVMYRRITNV, from the coding sequence ATGAAAATTAAACAGCTTTCAGAATCAATTTGGACTATTGACAATTTTTTGACTCCAACAGAATGTAATAACCTTGTTTTGTTTAGTGAGCAAAAAGGGTATGAAGAGGCAACTGTAAGTTTAACTTCAGGAGCTAAAATGATGAAAAACATTAGAGACAATTATAGATTAATTCATTTCGATGTTGCTTTAGCCAATAAATATTGGGAGAAGCTACTTCAATTCTGTCCTAAATATATTGAGAACAATGAAGCTGTTGGATTAAACGAACAATTTAGATTTTATAAATATGAAGCAGAACAAAGGTTTAAAAGACACATTGATGGTAGATTTAGACGAAGTGAATTTGAAGAAAGTAGAATTACCTTTATGATATACTTGAATGATGATTATATAGGTGGTCAAACGAAGTTTAATGATATAATTATAACACCAAATATAGGAACAGCATTATGTTTTATACACGAACAAAAGCACGAAGGTATTCCTGTTAAAAAAGGGGAGAAGTATGTTTTAAGATCGGATGTTATGTATCGAAGAATAACGAATGTATAG
- a CDS encoding stage II sporulation protein M, with protein MREAAFVKKNKEKWQLFEDALYNKTSLSPDKLSDLYVELTDDLSYAKTFYSKGNTLVYLNAIAATAHQKIYKTKKESKNRFISFFKTEFPLSFYKHQKQLLIAFSVFAFFSIVGAFSSANDVDFVRLILGDSYVNMTLENIEKGDPMAVYKKANEVDMFIGITINNIKVAMYAFVLGMLFSVGTLYIMMQNGIMLGSFLYFFYDKNLLWESSRTIWIHGTIEISVIIIAGCAGLVLGNGLLFPKTYSRLESFKRSMKDGLKIMVSSIPFFIIAGFLEGFVTRHTEMPDWLAILIILLSLASIIFYYVIYPFQLHKKQKTNNQCIKST; from the coding sequence ATGAGAGAAGCTGCTTTTGTAAAAAAAAATAAAGAGAAATGGCAGCTGTTTGAAGATGCGTTGTATAATAAAACGAGCCTTTCTCCTGATAAATTATCAGATTTATATGTTGAGTTAACAGATGATTTAAGTTATGCTAAAACCTTTTATTCAAAAGGGAATACCTTGGTATATTTAAATGCAATAGCTGCTACAGCACATCAAAAAATTTATAAAACTAAAAAAGAAAGTAAAAATAGATTCATTAGTTTTTTTAAAACAGAATTTCCATTATCATTTTACAAACATCAAAAGCAATTATTAATAGCTTTTAGTGTCTTTGCCTTTTTTAGTATCGTGGGTGCTTTCTCATCAGCAAATGATGTTGACTTCGTACGCCTTATTTTAGGTGATAGTTATGTAAACATGACTTTAGAGAATATTGAAAAAGGAGATCCTATGGCCGTTTACAAAAAAGCCAATGAGGTTGATATGTTTATCGGAATTACCATAAATAATATAAAAGTAGCCATGTATGCTTTTGTTTTAGGAATGTTATTCTCTGTAGGAACCTTATATATTATGATGCAAAACGGTATAATGTTAGGCTCATTTTTATATTTTTTTTATGATAAGAATTTACTTTGGGAATCTTCTAGAACAATTTGGATTCATGGTACTATAGAAATATCAGTAATTATAATAGCTGGTTGCGCAGGTTTAGTTTTAGGAAACGGATTACTATTCCCCAAAACCTATTCTAGATTAGAATCCTTTAAAAGAAGTATGAAAGACGGATTAAAAATAATGGTAAGTAGTATTCCGTTTTTTATAATCGCTGGTTTTTTAGAAGGTTTTGTAACCCGCCATACCGAAATGCCTGATTGGTTAGCAATTCTTATCATTTTATTATCATTAGCAAGTATTATATTTTATTACGTTATATATCCATTTCAATTACACAAAAAACAAAAAACAAATAACCAATGCATAAAGAGTACATAG
- a CDS encoding MIP/aquaporin family protein, protein MKKYLAEFIGTFALVFCGTGAIIVNEQSNGSLGLIGVALTFGIIISAMIYVFGNISGAHINPSVTIALVIGKLSSKREAVFYISAQVLGAVLASRLLKFTFPENLTLGITKPSGELLQSFIIEFILTFFLMLTILGVTSKKEFSNIAGFIIGLVVTAIILFAGTISGGSFNPARSLAPAIVSGNFTALWIYIAAPILGAILAMLVWKIFNKVENNR, encoded by the coding sequence ATGAAAAAATATTTAGCTGAGTTTATAGGAACATTTGCTTTAGTTTTTTGTGGTACTGGAGCAATAATTGTAAATGAACAATCTAATGGAAGTTTAGGATTAATAGGAGTAGCATTAACTTTCGGAATAATAATTAGTGCTATGATTTATGTTTTCGGAAATATTTCAGGAGCACACATAAACCCATCTGTAACTATAGCATTAGTAATTGGAAAATTATCATCAAAAAGAGAGGCTGTGTTTTATATTTCAGCTCAAGTATTAGGAGCTGTTTTAGCAAGTAGATTACTAAAATTTACATTTCCTGAAAACTTAACATTAGGAATTACAAAACCTTCAGGAGAATTATTACAATCTTTTATAATCGAATTTATTTTAACTTTTTTTTTAATGCTTACGATTTTAGGTGTAACATCTAAAAAAGAGTTTTCTAATATTGCAGGATTTATAATTGGATTGGTTGTAACAGCAATCATTCTTTTTGCGGGAACAATTTCTGGAGGCTCATTTAATCCTGCAAGGAGTTTGGCGCCTGCAATTGTATCAGGAAACTTTACTGCTCTTTGGATTTATATCGCAGCGCCCATATTAGGTGCAATTTTAGCAATGTTAGTTTGGAAAATATTTAATAAAGTAGAAAATAACAGGTAA
- a CDS encoding helix-turn-helix domain-containing protein: MQEITIRKIKESHFPASFDIINLGDLLVDINMEEGLHRHDFFFLMVLEEASGKHHIDFNSFSIASNTIFFIRPGQVHELILEQGSKGYLITFDANFYSFSSNQEKEVFRKVIQHNYYNFDNEKFEAVLSIFKYIFNEFTQKKTGYKEVIKANLNVLFIELMRDIMKNNTQKKQNDPYEQELLEKFVQLLESKICTNKQVTEYSKMLHITPYKLNAITKKMFGKTSSQLINEQIILEAKRLLLATSNQINEIAFKLCYEDPAYFIRFFKRNTGYTPQVFRQNFK, from the coding sequence ATGCAAGAAATCACCATTCGTAAGATAAAAGAATCTCATTTTCCTGCGAGCTTTGATATTATTAACCTTGGAGATTTACTTGTAGATATAAATATGGAAGAGGGATTGCATCGTCATGATTTTTTTTTCCTTATGGTATTAGAAGAAGCAAGTGGTAAGCATCATATTGATTTTAATAGTTTTTCCATAGCTTCAAATACCATTTTTTTTATCCGCCCTGGGCAAGTTCATGAATTAATTCTTGAACAAGGCAGCAAAGGCTATCTTATTACATTTGACGCTAACTTTTATTCGTTTAGCAGTAACCAAGAAAAAGAGGTTTTTCGAAAGGTAATTCAACATAATTATTACAATTTTGATAATGAAAAGTTTGAAGCTGTTTTATCAATTTTCAAATATATCTTTAATGAATTTACTCAAAAAAAAACAGGGTATAAAGAAGTGATTAAAGCAAATCTAAACGTTCTATTTATAGAATTGATGCGAGATATTATGAAAAATAATACGCAAAAAAAACAGAACGATCCATACGAGCAAGAGTTACTTGAAAAGTTTGTGCAATTATTAGAAAGTAAAATATGTACAAATAAACAAGTAACTGAATATTCTAAAATGTTACACATTACACCTTATAAACTAAATGCTATTACCAAAAAAATGTTTGGAAAAACCAGTTCTCAATTAATAAATGAACAAATTATTCTTGAAGCAAAAAGATTGTTGTTAGCAACATCCAATCAAATAAATGAAATTGCATTTAAATTATGCTATGAAGATCCTGCATATTTTATTCGGTTTTTTAAAAGAAATACGGGATATACACCTCAGGTTTTCCGGCAGAATTTTAAATAA
- a CDS encoding mechanosensitive ion channel domain-containing protein produces MIIKKVINIILSLIFLIITSLIWGVKQADLALFIGSVLTFVGVAFFAQWSLLSNITCSIILFFNHPVKLNDSIIILESKDYVIEGRVVDIGLFFVTLETKESGKITLPNNIFILKSIKNITNEIKISNDNV; encoded by the coding sequence ATGATAATTAAGAAAGTTATAAATATTATCTTATCATTGATTTTTCTAATTATTACTTCACTAATTTGGGGAGTAAAACAAGCTGATTTAGCATTGTTTATAGGTTCCGTTTTAACATTTGTAGGAGTTGCCTTTTTTGCTCAATGGTCGTTACTGTCAAATATTACTTGTAGTATTATCTTATTTTTTAATCACCCCGTTAAATTAAATGATTCTATTATTATACTAGAATCAAAAGACTATGTAATCGAAGGCAGAGTTGTTGATATAGGTTTATTCTTTGTGACACTTGAAACAAAAGAATCTGGAAAAATTACTTTACCTAATAATATTTTTATTTTAAAAAGCATTAAGAATATTACGAATGAAATTAAAATATCAAATGATAATGTTTAA
- a CDS encoding DUF2938 domain-containing protein: MNAIFKIVLIGIGGTITMDVYAFILKLFKIKGLDYKFLGRWIGHIFKGKFNHNKIFDAVPIKYEQIIGQVSHYSIGIAFAFLLVIVFEKKWLDNPSLFPALVIGLLTMIAPFFVMQPAFGFGVAGSNLPDPNKARLMSLFIHCVYGIGLFITAFVLSKTKLTD, encoded by the coding sequence ATGAATGCAATATTTAAAATCGTACTAATAGGAATTGGGGGTACTATTACAATGGATGTTTATGCCTTTATTTTAAAACTATTCAAAATTAAAGGGCTTGATTATAAATTTCTAGGTCGTTGGATTGGGCATATTTTTAAAGGGAAATTTAATCACAATAAAATATTTGATGCTGTACCTATTAAGTACGAGCAAATTATCGGGCAAGTAAGTCATTATTCTATAGGGATAGCCTTTGCTTTTTTACTAGTAATTGTTTTCGAAAAAAAATGGCTAGATAATCCTTCACTTTTCCCAGCTTTAGTTATTGGTTTGCTAACAATGATTGCCCCTTTTTTTGTAATGCAACCTGCATTTGGTTTTGGTGTTGCAGGTTCAAATTTACCAGATCCAAACAAAGCTAGGTTAATGAGTCTTTTTATTCATTGCGTATATGGTATTGGTTTATTTATAACAGCTTTCGTTTTAAGTAAAACTAAACTTACTGATTGA
- a CDS encoding DUF6694 family lipoprotein — protein sequence MKNFQLLLFILLLILVSCEERFNGKDEESIKISIEKIIKKLNQIERANLSKALDILTFEAYRLEGGKLNKYKGKSSKDISFEMIDGLTYSAVLNLADVILKNNNKRDIKESTKIIDSLSLKKTKLVTISNQLNLFKISSVKIVEFVFMDKLTPKLEVEMEYTGKNKLVGKKSIMYLVDTKYQYIRMEYNYERDLECGDILKGSVILTLKGEDYPKKFPVENPIFSDYGGEFNVSVKSLVIDGKTVEMPDGNILKIETEIERNIEKLKGLKNEK from the coding sequence ATGAAAAATTTTCAATTATTACTATTTATTTTACTATTAATATTAGTTTCTTGTGAAGAGAGATTTAATGGTAAAGATGAAGAATCTATAAAAATCTCGATAGAAAAAATTATAAAAAAACTTAATCAAATAGAAAGAGCTAATTTATCTAAAGCACTGGATATTCTTACATTTGAAGCTTATCGATTAGAGGGTGGAAAATTAAATAAATATAAGGGGAAATCTAGCAAGGACATTTCATTTGAAATGATTGACGGGTTAACGTATTCAGCAGTATTGAATTTAGCGGATGTTATCTTGAAGAATAATAACAAACGAGATATTAAAGAGTCAACAAAAATAATTGATAGCTTAAGTCTTAAAAAAACGAAACTGGTAACAATTAGTAACCAACTTAACCTATTTAAAATAAGTTCAGTTAAAATCGTTGAATTTGTTTTTATGGATAAATTGACTCCTAAGTTAGAGGTAGAAATGGAATATACAGGTAAAAACAAACTTGTAGGGAAGAAGTCAATAATGTATCTAGTTGATACCAAATATCAGTACATTCGTATGGAATATAATTATGAAAGAGATTTAGAATGTGGTGATATACTAAAAGGAAGTGTGATTTTAACGTTAAAAGGTGAAGACTATCCAAAAAAATTTCCGGTGGAGAATCCAATTTTTTCCGATTATGGAGGTGAGTTTAATGTTAGTGTCAAGAGTTTGGTTATCGATGGAAAGACAGTTGAAATGCCTGATGGAAATATTTTGAAAATTGAGACTGAAATAGAAAGAAATATAGAAAAGTTAAAAGGGTTAAAAAATGAAAAATAA
- a CDS encoding RDD family protein, with protein sequence MDNFQIETAQNIAITQNVAHVTTRIGSYLIDALFIIGYYIIIFLIMGMLNMVPSMEYMSLYLLLGLPTFFYSLLFEILMNGQTPGKFFNQTRVVKIDGSKPTFGSYLIRWLLRIIDFSLASGSVAVLTILLNGKGQRLGDLAAGTTVITEKKRITLRDTIANDISDNYTPIYAQATLLSDDDMHTIKKVYNDARKKRNHKVISKLHLKIIEVTGITTKQNPVDFVDTIIKDYHYFAQQ encoded by the coding sequence ATGGATAATTTTCAAATAGAAACTGCTCAAAATATTGCTATAACCCAAAATGTAGCCCATGTTACTACCCGTATTGGTTCTTATTTAATCGATGCTTTATTTATTATTGGCTACTATATTATTATATTCTTAATAATGGGGATGCTAAATATGGTACCTAGCATGGAGTATATGAGCTTATACCTTCTTTTAGGTTTGCCTACTTTTTTTTACAGTTTACTTTTTGAAATTTTAATGAACGGGCAAACTCCTGGTAAATTTTTTAACCAAACTAGGGTTGTAAAAATAGACGGCTCTAAACCTACTTTTGGTAGTTATTTAATTCGTTGGTTATTGCGAATTATCGATTTTAGCCTTGCTAGTGGTTCTGTTGCTGTTTTAACAATTCTTTTAAACGGAAAAGGGCAGCGACTTGGCGATTTAGCCGCTGGTACTACTGTTATTACTGAAAAGAAAAGAATTACTTTAAGAGATACTATTGCGAATGATATATCTGATAATTATACGCCTATTTACGCACAAGCAACATTATTAAGTGATGATGATATGCATACCATAAAAAAGGTATATAATGATGCTAGAAAAAAAAGAAATCATAAAGTAATTTCAAAACTACATTTAAAAATTATAGAAGTAACAGGAATTACAACAAAACAAAACCCAGTAGATTTTGTAGACACCATTATTAAAGATTACCATTATTTTGCTCAGCAATAA